The window CCTTTTCGAGTGCCAGGCATACCGCTGAACGGGTTTTGTAATCGTTGTAGGGGGTATGAATGTTGTGAGTTTGTGGATGGATTTTATTTATAGCGATATGGATATGCACATTATCAGTGTCGTAATGAACAGCACTGACACGCTGATGATCGGCATATCCCATAGCCTCGCAGATACGTTCTTCTGCAGCGTCCAGAACCTCCTGTGACGGTTTTTCTCCAGGACGGAAGGAAATGACAAGGTGATAAGTCTTGTCGCCCTCAGAGCGCGTGTTACGCCGCTGTGTTGGCTCTATATCATAGCGGGCTGCATCAAGAATGTTTTCCTGATGACAGTTCGTAACCTTAATAACGCCCACGCGCTCCTGTTTGCTTTGCGGGTCTTGCAGATACTTTGCAAGCTCAACAAAACTACTTTTCTTAACATTACGCATTGGGATGTGACGCGAAATCACGATGCCCCCTGGATTTTAGCCGCTAAAATCATTTGCTCAGTATCCTGTCCATTACTGTGCGTAGCTCGTTTTGGGTTGACTCGATTTTTCCCAAAAGAGTTTTGATCAGCGATGCGGAAAAATTACGGGTTCTCTCGTCATTGGAAAGCCACAACTTAAGCAATCCCCCAAGTCGGCCTAAGTCACCATTTACCCGACTCAGCTCCTGAACCTGTTCAATATCAACCATGGATTCCACTTCATAACCCATTCCAACCTTACGCAGAAATGCAGCTGTACTCAGACCAGCGGCATCTGCGTTGCGCTTAATGATCGCTTCTTCTTCTGGCAGAACTGGCACACGAATGTGCTTGCCATGCTTACGTGTAGTTTTCACTTGTTCCGTCATTTGACCTCACTCGCGGCGGTAGCCGCGTAGCCTCGCAGAGCAGGACTCCCCTTGAGAATCGAAGATGCGAATAAGGGGAGAGTAAAGTTTGATAACCTGTTTACAGGTTAGCTAACTTTACATGTCCTGCCCGGCTTTCGCCGGTGTTTACGCCAAGGAAAGTCTACACAAAGAAAAGTGGAATGTCGTGTTTTTTGGTGCAAAAATGTGGATATAACGAAAAAACGGCGTTACTATGCCGCATACACCGGAAAACCAACGTTTTCCGGGCGGTTTACAACTGTTATCCTGCTCAAATACACACGGAAATACACAGAAATACCTCATAAATACACACGCAGGTTATCGGATGGGAAAAGACTATTTAACTGACCTACAGGAGTGGGTTAAGCAGAAAAAGGGGCTGAACGGCAAGAGTGCAAACAGCGCGAGGGTAGTCTTCCTGGCAATCCGGGAAGACGTCAAAAACGCGATTGAAGCCGGTTACTCTCTTACAACGATATGGGAACACATGCACGAAACTGGTCGTGTTAATACCACATACGAAACTTTTCGTCGGCATGTCCGGCGATACATAGATGAGCGAAAACGTGCAGCTGCTGTCAGCGAAAGTACACCTGCTGGAGCTGCGGTAAAGAAAGAAAGCCAACAAGCCGGACCGTCACCAAAGAAAGAAAACGTGATCCCGGAGAGAACGCCGGTCAAAAGAGAGCCGCCTACGAATCCCGGCAGTCAGCTGCCAACTTTTAATTTTAATCCTGGAAAAAAGAAGGGGACTAACTAATGCCTACTGCAGACAAAAATAAAAAACAAAGTGAAGCTGAATCAGTGCCGGTACGCCATGCTGTTCACAGCGCCCAGCAAGGAAAAGGTGGTTGTGGTAAATCCGTTAGTACCGCTTTGCTGGGAATGTACAAGATTAGCAAAGGTGAACTACCGCTGTGCATCGATACCGATCCGCTCAATCCGACATTCTCTAATTATGAAAAACTGAACGTCCGACAGCTGAACATCATGGAAGGTGATGAAATTAATCAGCGCAAACTGGATACCCTCATCCAGTGGATTGATGAAGCCGGTGACAGGGACGTTATTATCGATAACGGCGCTCCGTCATTTATTCCGTTATCAAGTTATATGATTAGCCAGCAAATCCCCGCCCTGCTTTATGAAATGGGTAAACAGCTTGTCATTCATATCTCGATTGTGGGGGGGCAGGCACATGATTACACCGTCGAGGGGTTCAAGGCCATGGTGGAGCAGTATCCGTCAGAAACCCGTTTTGTTGTCTGGCTTAACCCGTATTGGGGCGCGGTGGAATCCGATCAGGGAGTGCCATTCGAAGAATCAGAAGCGTACCTGGTGAATAAAGACAAGGTGGATGCGCTTATCCGGTTGCCTACGCTCAAAAAAGAGTTACACGGCCAGGACTTTGCCGACATGCTGGAAAACTACAAGACCTTCGATGAGGCCATTGAAGATAAATCATTATCTATTATGGTTCGCCAGCGTCTGAAACAGGTTCGCGCCCTTGTTTTCGAACAGCTTGATTTAGCAACGGTGATCTGATGGATGATAAGACGGAAGAACTCATTGCGCTCATTGCTAAAAAGCATGGTATAGCACTGGATGAAACCGATCCGATTATGGTCGTTCCTACCCTGCTTCGGTATTTGCTGGATGAAAGCCAGGAGAAACAGGGAGAAATTCTGGATGAGTTTAAATCCGAGCTACAAAGCGCCCTGATGCAATGGGATTACAGCGCGAAGGATAAGGCTGACCGTATCCTTAACGCCGCGCTAAAGGCCAATACGGAAGTAATGGAGCGTGTTTTGACATCTGCAGCTACAGAAACCGCTGTCATAATCAGAAAAGAAGTTCAGGACGAGATCAGAAAATCGCGGTCGCACATAGAAGGGGCAAGAAAACTTGCCATGATGAATATGGCGGCGGCGGTGATCACCTTAATGGCTGCAGCCGTCGCATTCATTGCAACATTTTACAAGTGACTATTAGCCGCTAACTTTTAGCGGCTAAAAAATCCTGGGAGAATAGTTAAATGCAAAACGTGTCAATGATGGAAGAAACACTGCGTAAAATGAGAAAACATGGTAGCCAGACTATCGAAGTAACACAGTCTTTGGAAGCCTTTGGCCGCTATAAATCCCGCCCTGCTTTCCAGGACTGGATCTACCGTTTGAAGAAAGGCGAACGCTTACCACGGGGCCGTTACTTTGTAGGCAAAAAACCAGGTCGCCCATTTCAAATCATCGACGAGGTTCTTTACCGTTAGTGAGCTATTTTTGTTACCCTGTAGGTCCGGTGTAGTGACAACGTAACGAAAATTAATTTTAGCGGCTAAAATTGGCGGGTTTTGTTTAGCTAAAAGATATTGCATTATCGCACTTGATGTTATATGTTTACTTCACGGTCTGGCGAGGTTTAGGCAACCTCCCTGTAAGGCGGGAAAGCGGAATGCAGCCTATGTAGTCGGATCGCGAAGTTTGTTGTAGCGTGCCTTATCGCCAACCGGCCTGAACCCCGTTTATCGGGGTTTCGCTGTTTTTGGGGGGTAGGAATTGTTGCGGAAAAAAAATCCCCGCATGACGGGGATTCTGTAGCTGATCAAGTTATTGTTCTTGTAAGGCTCAGACCATTCCCTTTACTTAGTGATGGAGCCTGCTCTCTTTGTAGCTTTTCTTTCTGTTCTTTCGCCTGCTTCCGCATGAGATTCTCATGCGCTCGCTGTGCGGCCCGCATTTCATCCCATCCTTCGGCAAGCTCTGGTTTATCATGCCGCACTTTGGCCGTCGCCAGTTCGTGTATACGCGGGCCATGTAACCCCATCCCGTCATGAATCTCTTTGACAGTTTCCAGCCGGTTCTGCAGGCGACTCAGCAATGACTGTTGTTGTTGTACCTGCGACTGCCATTTTGCCTTCTGGCCGGGCAGAGCCAAAAACCCAGGCTGACGACTCATCATCTGCTGCAGAACCGCCTCCTGCTTGTCTATCAGCGATTCCAGCCGGTTTTCAAGGTTTTCTGCCTGCGTTTCTTTATCCGCTACTGCCGCCTCTACCGCATCCTTATATTCCTGCTCGATGTTACCGGCGTCAGTTTGCGAATCCTGTAAATGGGATGGGTCATTGATCAACTGCTGCTGCTCGTCATGCAGCTGCTGTACCTGTTCCTGGATATTTACAGCTTCCGACTCTGCGATAAGATCAGGTTTAATATCAGGCTGCTGACGAGGGGGGGAGATATCCCGGACCGCGCCGGGATTTTTAAATGGGGTAGTTGGCTTCATCCGGGACTCCTACGCTATTCGCTATCTGGAGAACTTCCGGCCCTGCTTCTCTGTGGCTGCTGCTACCTGAGCTTTACCGGAAGTCTGGTCATACGAAATACTCTTTTCCGTACCTACTTCTGGCAGTTTATCGAAATTTTGGCGATCATGCTTGAAAATCTGCTTACCTACCTGCTGATATACTGATTGTTTATCTGCGTGTAAAATCGGCCCATTATAAGAGCTGGCTTTATCCGGCCCCTTGGACAGATAAAGCGGGTAAATACCTGGCTTTATGCTGCCCGCTTTATCAACGTTGTCATTTTTCCATTTGCCTGCTTCTTCGCTTTGCAGCACGCGCTGGCCGTTCATGACAAGAACACGCTGTTTGCTCATGTCGGTGTTACTCCTGGTGTTATCGTCAACCGTCTGTGTCGGGATAGGGCTGACTGCTATTTTTATAATGTCAGCAAGCATGGATGAATCTGCGTTGATAACGGCCACGTCACGCGCAAGATACAGTTTTCTCCTTGCATCATCATCTGCTGCCACCATAGACCAGTCCAGGTTCATACCGGCATTTAATGCCAGGTCTGACGTGAACTGTCTCAGCGTCCGGCTGTTTCCTTCCCTGAATGGATGCAAAGCATCCAACTCGCCGTAATAATGCCCTAGACGCTCTGAAAATTTTTCGGGGTCCATTCCATGAAAGAATTGCTCTTTCTCCATGGAGAGAAAAAGTTTACTCAGCTCCGGTTCAATGTAGGCTGAATCAGCGTACATCACCTGATTACCCAAACGCTCTTTGACCATCATCCCGGTATTTTCCCGGAATTCACCGGCCCACGGATAAATGCCGTTAAAAATGCGTTTGTGAGTTTCTTTTAGGCGCTGCTTGTCGAAAGGACCAATGATAGGGCTTTCTTCCAGCTGCGATAAGTTAAGCGCTACTGTGTCGCGCTCAAACTCTTCAAGCTGTTTTTTATCCCTGATCCCAGCGTTGTTGATAAGGGTATCAGTACCCGGATACAGATACGGGTCTTTTTTGTCGCTCATGCCTGGTGTTGTTTTGCACGTTGAGCATGATATTCGAATATCTCCGCTCTACCCTGCTCGTAAGTAATTTCACCGGCAATGATGCGTTGTTTGATACCTTCATAAAGGGGGGTTCCGCTAGGGTCCATACCTTCCAGCCTCAGACTGGCCTCAGCTTTTTCAAATCCTCTTGCCCTGACTGAACTGTTTGACATGGCCCCTCCGGTTAATTTTTGTTTAGCTATATTATAATATTTTAGCCGCTAAAATCATGCAATACTGCAAATTACTTAAAAAAAAATCCCGCGACTGCGGGATTCTGAGCGGAAATTGATACCTTTTATCCTTCAATAAGGCAAATTATTTTCACGTTTTCGAGATTTAGCTCTTCTTCTACACCAGTTGAATCAAACTTAATCCAGGCAAGTCCTTCTTCACTTGGGCGCTTGGTCAGGATAAGGCGGCCCTGCTCCCCCAGGTACTCAACGATAACAATAGCCTTTTTGAATTTATCAGGATCGGTTTCCTTTTCTGGCGTCTTACGGACCTTATCGGTCACATCGTTATCATCGTGGCCGTCCGTATCATCCTCGGCGGCTTCCGAATCGGTACGGCCATTGAAGGCGTCAATGGTGTCTGGATCACGCTTGCTGGATTCTTTTTCGTCCAGGAACTCACGGAAAACTTTCACCGCACTACGGGTAATGTCTTCACCCTCGTTCTCTTCAAGCAGTTTTTGAACTTCTTCCGGGTCTTGCTTGTAAGCCGTTACCAGCTCATTAACTACGGTAACATCACGGATTGAGCCTTTATTAAAAGCATCTGCTATACAATCCGGCAGGTCCAGCAACGCTGCGTGTTGGGTTACAAACGCTGGCGACTTGCCAAGCCGTTTAGCAATCTGAGATTTTGATACCCCCTCAGCCAGTTTGCGGCCAATGTGTACGGCAATTTCACGCGCCGTCAGGTCATTACGCTGGATGTTCTCAATGACCTGATCATCGTCGCTATAGTCATTATCGATAAAAGCGGGAATTTGTTTCTTCCCGGCCACTTTACTGGCTCGCCAGCGACGTTCTCCATGGTTAATGATATAGCGCCCCGCTTGCTCCGGGTTCTCGCGAACGGAGACAGGCATTTTCACACCACGCGCTTTAATGGTATCAGCCAGCTCCTTAATGGATTCCTCTGAGAATCCTGGGTTGTCCTGCTTACGCGGTTGTTCAGGATCTGGATCAATCGCATCAACGTCCAGCATCAGTGGTTTACCCTCAGCACCTGCAGACGCATCAAGAAAGTCGGAGAGATCACCAACGGTATCAAGGCCAAGGCCGGAAGAATTTTTTTTAGTCATTATGCAATCTCCATCTTAGTAAAAACATGATCGGCCAGTGCTCTCATTTCCTGGCTGGCTTTACGTGCTGCTGTCTTCTTGATTTTCCAGACAGGGACATGTGAAGCCAGTGCATCAGCAATGCTGCTTCGCAACCCGACAGACACAGGAACCATTAACGTAGGGTAGGCCGTCTGCAACTCCTGCAGGTGGTTTACATGGCGAGGATTGCGGCCATCTACCTTACTTGGAACCATACCAATAAATTCCAGCTTGCTGTTCATTTTGCGTTTCACCTGGGTGAAGGTGGTCAGCATTTTTTTAATACCCTGAATTGAGTACACCTCAAGCTCAATAGGGCATACCACAAAATCAGCGCTCGCCAGCGCAACGATAAGCGCATTGTTAACCGTAGGCGCAGTATCAATCAGGCAGACGTCAAAGCCACTGTCGGCCAGCTGCTGCAGGTTATGGCGGAACTGCTTCACCATTTCCGGCAGATTTAATTTTTCTACGTTTGCCAGCTGAATATCTGACTCAATGAGAGAAATTCCGCTCTCAGGAATTTGGGTAAAGCGAGTTGGCTCGATCTCGCCCCACATTTCATTCGCTTTAATGCCGGACGAGAACTGTTTCAGGGTAAAAGAGGCGTTGCCCTGGGTATCCATATCGATTACAGCAACCCGCTTGCCTCGTTCTGAAAAATCAAATGCCAGATGAACCAGGGTGGAAGTCTTGCCAACACCACCTTTTTGATTTGCTGTAACCAATACTTTCATAGCCATCGCTATTCTTCCTGTTTACGTTTTGCCTCGTCAGCCCACTTTTTAACAATGAAAGCCTGCCGCTCCGGTAACACTACTTCAATACGCACAAAGCCGTCAGGTACTTCTTGTTTATAGGCATCCCACACTCTGTTAACTGCCTGAGAAACAGCCCCGCGAGAAATATCCAGTGTTTCAACAAAATATTTCTGCGGCCTCCCTTCAACCAGTACGCCGTAAGCGATTTCAAGCGTTTGCTTACCAACATTCAGGCTTCGGGTAACTCTTGCAAATACCTCATTAGTCAGGCGTTTTTTTTCACTTTTTTCATCGCCAGTTTTGGCAACGTGCGGGTCATTACTATTAACAGTCGTCATAAAATTTACTTCCAAATTCAACGTCTTTGACTGGACGCCTCAATGACACCGCAAACACAGTTTAGCTAAACATAGTTTACGGGTCAATCATTTTAGCCGCTAAAATCCATTTTTTAATGGATATAACGAAAAAACCCGGATAACCGGGTTATTTCAGTGCAACATCTTTGATGAAAGCTACTCGTTTTTTCATCTGCGCCCCCCACAGGAATAACATGCCTCCGAGGAGAACTAAAATCCCACTAATCGAAAATCCTGCAGATGAAACAGAGGTAAAGAAACGTGCCTTTTTCAGTTTTCCCTGCGCATAACGGGTAGCCGGTGGCGTGATTGTTTCCTTAAAAGCAGTCATTTCAAGCCCGTATCTGACATCAGCAGGGACAGGCTCAGCTGGATTACGTTGATAGTCGGCTACAACCTTCCTGACCAGATCGATATCGGGTTTGTTCTCCCGGATACTGGCCTGCGCTTTGACGTAATCAAGTAACTTGGCGGTTTCTGGAGTCTGGCCGCTGATTTTTTCAAGATAGGTAACAAGCTCTGCTGGCTTATCATCCTTGATAAGCTGCCTGACTACTTCTGTCGGCGAAGAGGAATCATCTTCTGGCGTTTCAGTTAACGTACTCAACATCATCTTGGCTCCGAAGATGACGGGAAGGATTCCCAATAGAGGAAGAACGGACGTTACACCTTCCCCGTCAAACACCTTAAAAGCAACGTACACAACAACAATCACCACCGGGATAGCGGTGAACAGTGGCGATGAAAGGTAGCCTGAGAACGCTGATGTGAATGGCATTGCAGATGAGAACACATCACTTGCTTCTCCATGACCGGCAGAAGGTAACAATAGCCCCGGTACATCTATCATAAAATCATTAATACCCGGACTTAACAAACGCGAAATAGCATAGCCTACTCCCGCAACGACCAGTGTTACCAGCCCTGAGATAAGTAAAACGATACCGCTTCTGCTGATAGTGCGGGTACGTTTATCAAGGGCAGATACCTCCTGCCCGATACTGTCAGTCTTAACCATCTTAAACCTCCTGAGTG is drawn from Klebsiella aerogenes and contains these coding sequences:
- the traJ gene encoding conjugal transfer transcriptional regulator TraJ, with amino-acid sequence MTEQVKTTRKHGKHIRVPVLPEEEAIIKRNADAAGLSTAAFLRKVGMGYEVESMVDIEQVQELSRVNGDLGRLGGLLKLWLSNDERTRNFSASLIKTLLGKIESTQNELRTVMDRILSK
- a CDS encoding TraK family protein, producing the protein MPHTPENQRFPGGLQLLSCSNTHGNTQKYLINTHAGYRMGKDYLTDLQEWVKQKKGLNGKSANSARVVFLAIREDVKNAIEAGYSLTTIWEHMHETGRVNTTYETFRRHVRRYIDERKRAAAVSESTPAGAAVKKESQQAGPSPKKENVIPERTPVKREPPTNPGSQLPTFNFNPGKKKGTN
- a CDS encoding conjugal transfer protein TraL, which gives rise to MPTADKNKKQSEAESVPVRHAVHSAQQGKGGCGKSVSTALLGMYKISKGELPLCIDTDPLNPTFSNYEKLNVRQLNIMEGDEINQRKLDTLIQWIDEAGDRDVIIDNGAPSFIPLSSYMISQQIPALLYEMGKQLVIHISIVGGQAHDYTVEGFKAMVEQYPSETRFVVWLNPYWGAVESDQGVPFEESEAYLVNKDKVDALIRLPTLKKELHGQDFADMLENYKTFDEAIEDKSLSIMVRQRLKQVRALVFEQLDLATVI
- a CDS encoding conjugal transfer protein TraM — translated: MDDKTEELIALIAKKHGIALDETDPIMVVPTLLRYLLDESQEKQGEILDEFKSELQSALMQWDYSAKDKADRILNAALKANTEVMERVLTSAATETAVIIRKEVQDEIRKSRSHIEGARKLAMMNMAAAVITLMAAAVAFIATFYK
- a CDS encoding traN-like protein, which produces MKPTTPFKNPGAVRDISPPRQQPDIKPDLIAESEAVNIQEQVQQLHDEQQQLINDPSHLQDSQTDAGNIEQEYKDAVEAAVADKETQAENLENRLESLIDKQEAVLQQMMSRQPGFLALPGQKAKWQSQVQQQQSLLSRLQNRLETVKEIHDGMGLHGPRIHELATAKVRHDKPELAEGWDEMRAAQRAHENLMRKQAKEQKEKLQREQAPSLSKGNGLSLTRTIT
- a CDS encoding conjugal transfer protein TraO, coding for MSKQRVLVMNGQRVLQSEEAGKWKNDNVDKAGSIKPGIYPLYLSKGPDKASSYNGPILHADKQSVYQQVGKQIFKHDRQNFDKLPEVGTEKSISYDQTSGKAQVAAATEKQGRKFSR
- a CDS encoding antitoxin VbhA family protein, with the translated sequence MSNSSVRARGFEKAEASLRLEGMDPSGTPLYEGIKQRIIAGEITYEQGRAEIFEYHAQRAKQHQA
- a CDS encoding ParB/RepB/Spo0J family partition protein, producing MTKKNSSGLGLDTVGDLSDFLDASAGAEGKPLMLDVDAIDPDPEQPRKQDNPGFSEESIKELADTIKARGVKMPVSVRENPEQAGRYIINHGERRWRASKVAGKKQIPAFIDNDYSDDDQVIENIQRNDLTAREIAVHIGRKLAEGVSKSQIAKRLGKSPAFVTQHAALLDLPDCIADAFNKGSIRDVTVVNELVTAYKQDPEEVQKLLEENEGEDITRSAVKVFREFLDEKESSKRDPDTIDAFNGRTDSEAAEDDTDGHDDNDVTDKVRKTPEKETDPDKFKKAIVIVEYLGEQGRLILTKRPSEEGLAWIKFDSTGVEEELNLENVKIICLIEG
- a CDS encoding ParA family protein, which codes for MKVLVTANQKGGVGKTSTLVHLAFDFSERGKRVAVIDMDTQGNASFTLKQFSSGIKANEMWGEIEPTRFTQIPESGISLIESDIQLANVEKLNLPEMVKQFRHNLQQLADSGFDVCLIDTAPTVNNALIVALASADFVVCPIELEVYSIQGIKKMLTTFTQVKRKMNSKLEFIGMVPSKVDGRNPRHVNHLQELQTAYPTLMVPVSVGLRSSIADALASHVPVWKIKKTAARKASQEMRALADHVFTKMEIA
- a CDS encoding TrfB-related DNA-binding protein; this translates as MTTVNSNDPHVAKTGDEKSEKKRLTNEVFARVTRSLNVGKQTLEIAYGVLVEGRPQKYFVETLDISRGAVSQAVNRVWDAYKQEVPDGFVRIEVVLPERQAFIVKKWADEAKRKQEE
- a CDS encoding klaC, which codes for MVKTDSIGQEVSALDKRTRTISRSGIVLLISGLVTLVVAGVGYAISRLLSPGINDFMIDVPGLLLPSAGHGEASDVFSSAMPFTSAFSGYLSSPLFTAIPVVIVVVYVAFKVFDGEGVTSVLPLLGILPVIFGAKMMLSTLTETPEDDSSSPTEVVRQLIKDDKPAELVTYLEKISGQTPETAKLLDYVKAQASIRENKPDIDLVRKVVADYQRNPAEPVPADVRYGLEMTAFKETITPPATRYAQGKLKKARFFTSVSSAGFSISGILVLLGGMLFLWGAQMKKRVAFIKDVALK